From the genome of Synchiropus splendidus isolate RoL2022-P1 chromosome 17, RoL_Sspl_1.0, whole genome shotgun sequence, one region includes:
- the nup98 gene encoding nuclear pore complex protein Nup98-Nup96 isoform X4 — protein MFNKSFGTPFGGGTGGFGTSSTFGQQNTGFGTSGGFGTSAFGANTNTGGLFGTTQNKPAGGLFGSTTFSQPATSSTNTGFGFGTAGGTSTSLFGNTATGTSTGLFSQPSNAFGANKPNTFGSFGTSTSTGGLFGSTNTTANPFGGTNSLFGGSGFSATQQPGTTVKFNAPTGSDTMVKAGVTSSINTKHQCITAMKEYENKSLEELRLEDYQAGRKGPTNQMVAGTGGLFGGAAATSSTTTGLFGSSASNTSFSFGQNKTTFGSAGTGGFNATAGGLFGQPAQQNAGSLFKPFGQPTTTQSSGFSFGNNSTLGQTSSSTMGLFGNTAATQSAGLFGAAQTSAAATGFGTTTGLFGQPSGGFGNVGTQQNLFGNKTAGFGTTTTSAPSFGTGTGLFGNKPTLTLGTGTNQSTFGFGTNPAGGTLFGNKPATGGLGTGLGTGFGTALGTGQTSLFGNNQNKLGSTLGTMGTFGTSGFNSGTSSLGFVNPQQPVALADPGASAAQQAVLQRQLSMLAFSPYGDSPLFRNPLSDPKKKEERLKPTNPTAQKALTTPTHYKLTPRPATRVRPKALTSLSGSKSQLFDCLDDDEPSLINGSFVPRKSIKKLVLKNLNKSQYSSPLSKEADTELSSPPEYPHNGHSHLVDDDEVREVTVSSGQPDEDPEVTQFYVNPIAKPIPQGRLQTSLQDTISELNMHKSSRSGLELSSEDVSASVGEESLQEEPLESLPPHPAGIVLNRAGYFTIPSLDELAELMDDNGECVVENFTIGRKGYGSVFFPGVINVTGLNLDEIVHFRRKEVIVYPDDKNKPPEGEGLNRRAEVTLDGVWPNDKTTCLQIRSPERLTEMAYESRLERASRRQGARFLEYRPETGSWVFEVAHFSKYGLQDSDEDDDVPLQADPKKLKTMSLPVTKPLQQSQLSQQQVAPPAQSVGELPAAVVELDSDMADITQSFTAECLQGEEGEEEPLDSMGGKLESQMLTDNGISASSHFASSLGINPHTLQIMKASLFAEDEEDDYVLKDYSGLKISDAPSPQIAAPFAQTRQSLGGLLQSRFTAGISNSPRSPTPQSRASPWVDTRSLMWPAAPAPSFLLPTKPAEPAIRTVGARRLGGPVPHKASVTWGKGNLLMDSGLFSGRSFRVGWGPGWTLVHCGQPLATSSTKDFDVPDAGSQMDFSFLPKPVKTKPLKDSPFKVLVERLEPPGGRAATENVPAVLQRPLEICLKHSTITAPDCSACPLVQPKPGVAALHEYAQWITQLCDEQDDLLLGHWAQIWTLCEALWGRLGSVGQESDSETCSEYEQQLERRRSFSAWLSRSTTCRVEKEVALAGKGHHTDGVFSYLTGNRISEACRLAQQEGDHRLSLLLSQVMGSQYCRDLLALQLADWNRLQTDSYLTEERLRIFALLAGKPVWTSSDSVVNVCSQLDWKRCVAVHLWFMLPPTASVADALTRYEEAFQGSCDSGKYACAPLPPYMEANQLQEDEEDESVQPLYDLCYHLLKLYSDRHYSLQQLLDPLTITGDRLDHRLSWHLWGVLQSLHYTHLSVSGQGLIHSGYAAQLESAGLWHLAIFVLLHIPDHAQRERSVRDMLNLHCPLQDSEESVSREQFLVEQLMIPECWIHESKATRAHRNGDHRQEALHLYKAGFWNQCHRLLMQHLAADCIINDDHNFLLEFLEGLAFPERSATIQDWDTSGRVYLDYIWVNKTLQDVQQLESSGYKLERLHNDVTSLCGRIELLPCNSVRDRLAQSEMAKRVSNILRVVLSLQQGDSAPKALDVPLVQLAPHISRLPMPEDYTLEELRGLTQAYLRQLVLIESHSQNLTGASASQTSVLLDV, from the exons ATGTTCAACAAGTCATTTGGGACACCTTTTGGTGGGGGGACAGGAGGCTTTGGTACCTCATCCACTTTTGGGCAGCAAA ACACAGGGTTTGGTACGTCGGGCGGTTTTGGTACTTCAGCTTTTGGGGCAAACACCAACACTGGCGGCCTTTTTGGAaccacacaaaacaaaccag CAGGTGGTCTTTTTGGATCGACCACATTCAGCCAGCCTGCCACCTCATCCACCAACACAGGCTTTGGCTTTGGTACCGCCGGTGGGACGTCCACAAGCCTTTTTGGAAACACAGCCACTGGCACGAGCACTGGACTCTTCTCACAGCCCAGCAATGCTTTCGGAGCCAACAAACCTAACACCTTTGGAA GTTTTGGCACCAGTACTAGTACCGGTGGCCTGTTTGGGTCGACTAATACCACAGCCAATCCATTTGGTGGCACAAACTCTTTATTTGGTGGTTCTGGGTTCTCTGCTACTCAGCAGCCTGGAACAACAGTGAAGTTCAAT gctccaacaggaagtgatacGATGGTCAAAGCAGGCGTGACCAGCAGCATCAACACCAAACACCAGTGTATCACTGCTATGAAGGAATATGAAAATAAGTCGCTAGAG GAGCTGCGGCTGGAGGACTACCAGGCTGGCCGCAAGGGACCCACCAACCAGATGGTGGCAGGAACAGGGGGTCTCTTTGGTGGTGCCGCAGCTACGTCCAGCACCACCACTGGACTGTTCGGGTCATCAGCTTCTAATACCAGTTTTTCATTCGGGCAGAACAAGACCACTTTTGGCTCTG CTGGTACTGGTGGCTTCAACGCCACGGCAGGAGGACTTTTTGGTCAACCTGCTCAACAGAATGCTGGAAGTCTCTTCAAGCCTTTTGGTCAGCCAACGACAACTCAGAGTTCAGGGTTCTcttttgggaacaacagcacGCTGGGTCAGACCAGCTCCAGCACCATG GGTTTATTTGGGAACACTGCAGCGACGCAGTCAGCAGGATTGTTTGGTGCAGCGCAGACGAGCGCCGCTGCTACAGGTTTTGGCACCACCACTGGGCTGTTTGGTCAGCCGAGTGGAGGATTTGGAAATGTAGGAACACAG CAGAATTTGTTTGGAAACAAGACGGCAGGCTTCGGCACTACTACCACCAGTGCTCCATCCTTTGGCACTGGAACAGGACTGTTTGGCAACAAACCTACATTAACACTTGGGACAGGAACAAACCAGTCCACCTTTG GTTTTGGCACCAACCCTGCTGGAGGAACCTTGTTTGGGAACAAGCCTGCCACTGGAGGATTAGGAACAGGCCTTGGGACCGGTTTTGGTACGG CTCTGGGAACTGGCCAGACATCTCTCTTTGgaaacaaccaaaacaaactgGGGTCCACACTGGGAACGATGGGAACTTTCGGCACATCTGGCTTCAACAGCGGAACCAGCAGCTTGGGTTTCGTGAATCCTCAGCAACCAGTTG CTCTGGCAGATCCTGGAGCCTCAGCAGCCCAACAGGCCGTACTGCAGAGGCAACTTAGCATGCTTGCCTTTTCGCCGTATGGAGACTCGCCATTGTTTAGGAACCCTCTCTCAGACccgaagaagaaggaggag CGCCTGAAACCAACCAATCCTACGGCTCAGAAAGCTCTGACGACACCAACTCACTACAAGCTGACCCCTCGACCCGCTACAAGAGTCCGCCCAAAAGCGCTGACATCATTGAGTGGCtccaaatctcagctgtttgactgCCTGGACGACGATGAGCCATCACTTATTAACGGATCGTTTGTGCCACG GAAGAGCATCAAGAAATTAGTTCTGAAAAACCTGAACAAAAGTCAGTACAGCAGCCCACTGAGCAAGGAGGCTGACACTgaactctcctctcctccagagTATCCACACAACGGACACAG CCATTTGGTGGACGACGATGAGGTTAGGGAAGTTACAGTCTCCAGTGGTCAACCTGACGAGGACCCAGAAGTGACTCAGTTCTATGTGAACCCCATTGCGAAGCCGATCCCCCAGGGCCGCCTCCAGACGAGCCTACAAGACACCATCAGTGAGCTGAACATGCACAAGTCTTCCAGAAGTGGTCTTGAG CTGAGCAGCGAGGACGTGTCCGCGTCTGTTGGGGAAGAATCTCTGCAGGAGGAGCCGCTGGAGTCTTTGCCACCTCATCCAGCAG GAATTGTTCTTAATCGTGCTGGCTACTTTACCATCCCGTCCCTGGACGAGTTGGCTGAGCTAATGGATGACAACGGCGAGTGTGTGGTAGAAAACTTCACCATCGGCCGCAAAG GCTATGGTTCTGTCTTCTTCCCTGGGGTGATCAATGTGACCGGACTCAACCTGGATGAGATTGTCCACTTCAGACGAAAAGAAGTCATTGTTTATCCAGATGACAAGAATAAGCCGCCAGAGGGAGAGGGTCTGAACAG GAGGGCTGAGGTGACCCTGGATGGTGTTTGGCCGAATGATAAAACTACTTGTCTCCAAATTCGGAGTCCTGAACGCCTCACAGAAATGGCATATGAAAGTCGGCTTGAGAGAGCTTCCCGGCGTCAGGGTGCACGCTTCCTGGAGTACCGACCTGAGACTGGTTCCTGGGTTTTTGAG GTGGCGCACTTCTCCAAATATGGGCTCCAGGACTCTGATGAGGACGATGATGTTCCCTTACAAGCAGACCCCAAAAAGCTGAAGACCATGTCTCTCCCTGTGACGAAACCTCTGCAACAGTCCCAGCTTTCCCAGCAGCAGGTTGCGCCACCAGCTCAG TCGGTTGGAGAGCTCCCAGCCGCCGTGGTGGAGTTGGACAGTGACATGGCAGACATTACCCAGAGTTTCACAGCAGAGTGCCTgcagggagaggaaggagaggaggagccaCTGGACTCCATGGGAGGGAAGCTTGAGAGCCAGATGCTGACAGACAACGGCATCTCGGCCTCCAGCCACTTCGCCTCCTCACTGGGAATCAACCCCCACACCCTCCAG ATCATGAAGGCGTCTCTGTTCgcagaggatgaggaagatgacTATGTATTGAAAGATTACAGTGGATTGAAGATCTCTGATGCTCCGTCACCACAAATTGCTGCCCCCTTCGCTCAGACAAGACAGTCCC ttgGGGGTCTCTTACAGTCTCGCTTTACAGCTGGGATTTCGAACTCTCCTCGTTCCCCGACCCCTCAGTCTCGTGCGTCTCCATGGGTCGACACCCGCTCCCTGATGTGGCCAGCAGCCCcagctccttccttcctgctgcCTACGAAGCCAGCAGAGCCTGCAATTAGGACTGTGGGGGCACGACGTCTAGGCGGTCCCGTCCCCCACAAAGCATCAGTGACATGGGGAAAG GGCAATTTGCTGATGGACAGTGGTCTGTTTTCTGGACGGTCCTTCAGGGTCGGCTGGGGCCCCGGCTGGACCTTGGTGCACTGTGGACAGCCTCTGGCTACGTCCTCCACCAAAGACTTTGATGTCCCAGATGCTGGGAGCCAGATGGACTTCAGCTTCCTGCCCAAACCAGTGAAGACTAAACC CTTGAAGGACAGCCCGTTCAAGGTCCTGGTAGAGCGTCTTGAGCCTCCAGGAGGGAGGGCTGCTACTGAGAATGTCCCTGCAGTACTACAACGCCCTCTAGAGATTTGTTTGAAGCATAGCACCATTACAGCTCCCGACTGTTCGGCTTGTCCGCTGGTTCAACCGAAGCCCGGTGTGGCAGCACTACATGAATATGCCCAGTGGATTACCCAGCTCTGCGATGAACAGGACGATC TTTTGTTGGGTCACTGGGCCCAAATCTGGACTCTTTGCGAAGCCCTCTGGGGTCGTCTGGGGTCCGTTGGCCAGGAGTCGGACTCTGAGACGTGCAGCGAGTACGAACAGCAACTGGAGAGGAGGCGCAGCTTCTCAGCCTGGCTGTCACGCAGCACCACCTGCAGGGTGGAGAAGGAAGTGGCGCTGGCAGGGAAGGGCCACCACACCGACGGCGTCTTCAGCTACCTGACAGGAAACCGGATCAGTGAGGCCTGTCGCCTGGCCCAGCAGGAAG GAGACCACCGTCTGTCCCTGTTACTGTCTCAAGTCATGGGCTCTCAGTACTGCAGGGACCTACTTGCTCTGCAGCTGGCTGACTGGAACCgcctgcagacagacagctacCTGACAGAGGAGAGGCTGCGCATCTTCGCACTGCTGGCTGGGAAACCT GTGTGGACATCGTCAGACTCGGTGGTCAACGTGTGTTCTCAGTTGGACTGGAAGCGCTGCGTCGCTGTGCACCTGTGGTTCATGCTCCCGCCCACTGCATCAGTGGCCGACGCCCTCACCAGATACGAGGAGGCATTCCAG GGGTCATGTGACAGTGGGAAATACGCCTGTGCCCCCCTGCCGCCGTACATGGAGGCTAATCAGCtgcaggaggacgaggaagacgaGTCTGTGCAGCCCCTCTATGATCTGTGCTACCACCTGCTGAAACTCTACAGCGAcag ACACTACAGCTTGCAGCAGCTTCTGGACCCACTGACCATCACTGGGGACCGTTTGGATCACCGTCTCAGCTGGCACCTTTGGGGTGTTTTACAGTCTCTTCACTACACCCACCTGAGCGTTTCGGGACAAGGACTCATCCACTCTGGCTACGCAGCTCAGCTGGAGAGCGCAGGCCTGTGGCACCTGGCCATCTTTGTATTGCTGCATATCCCTGACCACGC GCAGCGCGAGCGCTCTGTCCGAGACATGCTGAACCTTCACTGCCCCCTGCAAGACTCGGAAGAGTCTGTGTCTCGGGAGCAATTCCTGGTGGAGCAACTGATGATCCCTGAGTGCTGGATCCACGAGTCCAAGGCCACTCGGGCGCATCGTAACGGAGACCACCGTCAGGAGGCTCTGCATCTGTACAAGGCTGGTTTCTGGAACCAGTGCCATCGTCTCCTGATGCAGCACCTGGCTGCAG ACTGCATCATCAACGACGACCACAACTTCCTCCTGGAGTTCCTCGAGGGTCTTGCGTTCCCAGAGCGTAGCGCCACCATCCAGGACTGGGACACGTCAGGCAGGGTGTACTTGGACTATATCTGGGTCAACAAGACGTTACAAGATGTCCAGCAG ctggaatcATCCGGTTATAAACTTGAGCGCCTTCACAACGACGTGACTTCCCTATGTGGCAGGATTGAGTTGCTGCCCTGCAACTCGGTCCGCGACCGCCTTGCCCAGTCAG AGATGGCCAAGCGAGTGTCGAATATTTTACGAGTGGTCCTGAGTCTGCAGCAGGGTGACTCCGCCCCCAAAGCCCTCGACGTGCCCTTGGTTCAGCTGGCGCCACACATCAGCCGCCTACCAATGCCCGAGGACTATACGCTGGAGGAGTTGCGAGGACTGACACAGGCGTACCTGAGGCAGCTGGTCCTCATCGAGTCGCACTCCCAAAATTTGACGGGGGCATCAGCGAGTCAGACTTCTGTGTTGCTGGATGTGTAG
- the nup98 gene encoding nuclear pore complex protein Nup98-Nup96 isoform X2, which produces MFNKSFGTPFGGGTGGFGTSSTFGQQNTGFGTSGGFGTSAFGANTNTGGLFGTTQNKPVTAGGLFGSTTFSQPATSSTNTGFGFGTAGGTSTSLFGNTATGTSTGLFSQPSNAFGANKPNTFGSFGTSTSTGGLFGSTNTTANPFGGTNSLFGGSGFSATQQPGTTVKFNAPTGSDTMVKAGVTSSINTKHQCITAMKEYENKSLEELRLEDYQAGRKGPTNQMVAGTGGLFGGAAATSSTTTGLFGSSASNTSFSFGQNKTTFGSAGTGGFNATAGGLFGQPAQQNAGSLFKPFGQPTTTQSSGFSFGNNSTLGQTSSSTMGLFGNTAATQSAGLFGAAQTSAAATGFGTTTGLFGQPSGGFGNVGTQNLFGNKTAGFGTTTTSAPSFGTGTGLFGNKPTLTLGTGTNQSTFGFGTNPAGGTLFGNKPATGGLGTGLGTGFGTALGTGQTSLFGNNQNKLGSTLGTMGTFGTSGFNSGTSSLGFVNPQQPVALADPGASAAQQAVLQRQLSMLAFSPYGDSPLFRNPLSDPKKKEERLKPTNPTAQKALTTPTHYKLTPRPATRVRPKALTSLSGSKSQLFDCLDDDEPSLINGSFVPRKSIKKLVLKNLNKSQYSSPLSKEADTELSSPPEYPHNGHSHLVDDDEVREVTVSSGQPDEDPEVTQFYVNPIAKPIPQGRLQTSLQDTISELNMHKSSRSGLELSSEDVSASVGEESLQEEPLESLPPHPAGIVLNRAGYFTIPSLDELAELMDDNGECVVENFTIGRKGYGSVFFPGVINVTGLNLDEIVHFRRKEVIVYPDDKNKPPEGEGLNRRAEVTLDGVWPNDKTTCLQIRSPERLTEMAYESRLERASRRQGARFLEYRPETGSWVFEVAHFSKYGLQDSDEDDDVPLQADPKKLKTMSLPVTKPLQQSQLSQQQVAPPAQSVGELPAAVVELDSDMADITQSFTAECLQGEEGEEEPLDSMGGKLESQMLTDNGISASSHFASSLGINPHTLQIMKASLFAEDEEDDYVLKDYSGLKISDAPSPQIAAPFAQTRQSLGGLLQSRFTAGISNSPRSPTPQSRASPWVDTRSLMWPAAPAPSFLLPTKPAEPAIRTVGARRLGGPVPHKASVTWGKGNLLMDSGLFSGRSFRVGWGPGWTLVHCGQPLATSSTKDFDVPDAGSQMDFSFLPKPVKTKPLKDSPFKVLVERLEPPGGRAATENVPAVLQRPLEICLKHSTITAPDCSACPLVQPKPGVAALHEYAQWITQLCDEQDDLLLGHWAQIWTLCEALWGRLGSVGQESDSETCSEYEQQLERRRSFSAWLSRSTTCRVEKEVALAGKGHHTDGVFSYLTGNRISEACRLAQQEGDHRLSLLLSQVMGSQYCRDLLALQLADWNRLQTDSYLTEERLRIFALLAGKPVWTSSDSVVNVCSQLDWKRCVAVHLWFMLPPTASVADALTRYEEAFQGSCDSGKYACAPLPPYMEANQLQEDEEDESVQPLYDLCYHLLKLYSDRHYSLQQLLDPLTITGDRLDHRLSWHLWGVLQSLHYTHLSVSGQGLIHSGYAAQLESAGLWHLAIFVLLHIPDHAQRERSVRDMLNLHCPLQDSEESVSREQFLVEQLMIPECWIHESKATRAHRNGDHRQEALHLYKAGFWNQCHRLLMQHLAADCIINDDHNFLLEFLEGLAFPERSATIQDWDTSGRVYLDYIWVNKTLQDVQQLESSGYKLERLHNDVTSLCGRIELLPCNSVRDRLAQSEMAKRVSNILRVVLSLQQGDSAPKALDVPLVQLAPHISRLPMPEDYTLEELRGLTQAYLRQLVLIESHSQNLTGASASQTSVLLDV; this is translated from the exons ATGTTCAACAAGTCATTTGGGACACCTTTTGGTGGGGGGACAGGAGGCTTTGGTACCTCATCCACTTTTGGGCAGCAAA ACACAGGGTTTGGTACGTCGGGCGGTTTTGGTACTTCAGCTTTTGGGGCAAACACCAACACTGGCGGCCTTTTTGGAaccacacaaaacaaaccag TTACTGCAGGTGGTCTTTTTGGATCGACCACATTCAGCCAGCCTGCCACCTCATCCACCAACACAGGCTTTGGCTTTGGTACCGCCGGTGGGACGTCCACAAGCCTTTTTGGAAACACAGCCACTGGCACGAGCACTGGACTCTTCTCACAGCCCAGCAATGCTTTCGGAGCCAACAAACCTAACACCTTTGGAA GTTTTGGCACCAGTACTAGTACCGGTGGCCTGTTTGGGTCGACTAATACCACAGCCAATCCATTTGGTGGCACAAACTCTTTATTTGGTGGTTCTGGGTTCTCTGCTACTCAGCAGCCTGGAACAACAGTGAAGTTCAAT gctccaacaggaagtgatacGATGGTCAAAGCAGGCGTGACCAGCAGCATCAACACCAAACACCAGTGTATCACTGCTATGAAGGAATATGAAAATAAGTCGCTAGAG GAGCTGCGGCTGGAGGACTACCAGGCTGGCCGCAAGGGACCCACCAACCAGATGGTGGCAGGAACAGGGGGTCTCTTTGGTGGTGCCGCAGCTACGTCCAGCACCACCACTGGACTGTTCGGGTCATCAGCTTCTAATACCAGTTTTTCATTCGGGCAGAACAAGACCACTTTTGGCTCTG CTGGTACTGGTGGCTTCAACGCCACGGCAGGAGGACTTTTTGGTCAACCTGCTCAACAGAATGCTGGAAGTCTCTTCAAGCCTTTTGGTCAGCCAACGACAACTCAGAGTTCAGGGTTCTcttttgggaacaacagcacGCTGGGTCAGACCAGCTCCAGCACCATG GGTTTATTTGGGAACACTGCAGCGACGCAGTCAGCAGGATTGTTTGGTGCAGCGCAGACGAGCGCCGCTGCTACAGGTTTTGGCACCACCACTGGGCTGTTTGGTCAGCCGAGTGGAGGATTTGGAAATGTAGGAACACAG AATTTGTTTGGAAACAAGACGGCAGGCTTCGGCACTACTACCACCAGTGCTCCATCCTTTGGCACTGGAACAGGACTGTTTGGCAACAAACCTACATTAACACTTGGGACAGGAACAAACCAGTCCACCTTTG GTTTTGGCACCAACCCTGCTGGAGGAACCTTGTTTGGGAACAAGCCTGCCACTGGAGGATTAGGAACAGGCCTTGGGACCGGTTTTGGTACGG CTCTGGGAACTGGCCAGACATCTCTCTTTGgaaacaaccaaaacaaactgGGGTCCACACTGGGAACGATGGGAACTTTCGGCACATCTGGCTTCAACAGCGGAACCAGCAGCTTGGGTTTCGTGAATCCTCAGCAACCAGTTG CTCTGGCAGATCCTGGAGCCTCAGCAGCCCAACAGGCCGTACTGCAGAGGCAACTTAGCATGCTTGCCTTTTCGCCGTATGGAGACTCGCCATTGTTTAGGAACCCTCTCTCAGACccgaagaagaaggaggag CGCCTGAAACCAACCAATCCTACGGCTCAGAAAGCTCTGACGACACCAACTCACTACAAGCTGACCCCTCGACCCGCTACAAGAGTCCGCCCAAAAGCGCTGACATCATTGAGTGGCtccaaatctcagctgtttgactgCCTGGACGACGATGAGCCATCACTTATTAACGGATCGTTTGTGCCACG GAAGAGCATCAAGAAATTAGTTCTGAAAAACCTGAACAAAAGTCAGTACAGCAGCCCACTGAGCAAGGAGGCTGACACTgaactctcctctcctccagagTATCCACACAACGGACACAG CCATTTGGTGGACGACGATGAGGTTAGGGAAGTTACAGTCTCCAGTGGTCAACCTGACGAGGACCCAGAAGTGACTCAGTTCTATGTGAACCCCATTGCGAAGCCGATCCCCCAGGGCCGCCTCCAGACGAGCCTACAAGACACCATCAGTGAGCTGAACATGCACAAGTCTTCCAGAAGTGGTCTTGAG CTGAGCAGCGAGGACGTGTCCGCGTCTGTTGGGGAAGAATCTCTGCAGGAGGAGCCGCTGGAGTCTTTGCCACCTCATCCAGCAG GAATTGTTCTTAATCGTGCTGGCTACTTTACCATCCCGTCCCTGGACGAGTTGGCTGAGCTAATGGATGACAACGGCGAGTGTGTGGTAGAAAACTTCACCATCGGCCGCAAAG GCTATGGTTCTGTCTTCTTCCCTGGGGTGATCAATGTGACCGGACTCAACCTGGATGAGATTGTCCACTTCAGACGAAAAGAAGTCATTGTTTATCCAGATGACAAGAATAAGCCGCCAGAGGGAGAGGGTCTGAACAG GAGGGCTGAGGTGACCCTGGATGGTGTTTGGCCGAATGATAAAACTACTTGTCTCCAAATTCGGAGTCCTGAACGCCTCACAGAAATGGCATATGAAAGTCGGCTTGAGAGAGCTTCCCGGCGTCAGGGTGCACGCTTCCTGGAGTACCGACCTGAGACTGGTTCCTGGGTTTTTGAG GTGGCGCACTTCTCCAAATATGGGCTCCAGGACTCTGATGAGGACGATGATGTTCCCTTACAAGCAGACCCCAAAAAGCTGAAGACCATGTCTCTCCCTGTGACGAAACCTCTGCAACAGTCCCAGCTTTCCCAGCAGCAGGTTGCGCCACCAGCTCAG TCGGTTGGAGAGCTCCCAGCCGCCGTGGTGGAGTTGGACAGTGACATGGCAGACATTACCCAGAGTTTCACAGCAGAGTGCCTgcagggagaggaaggagaggaggagccaCTGGACTCCATGGGAGGGAAGCTTGAGAGCCAGATGCTGACAGACAACGGCATCTCGGCCTCCAGCCACTTCGCCTCCTCACTGGGAATCAACCCCCACACCCTCCAG ATCATGAAGGCGTCTCTGTTCgcagaggatgaggaagatgacTATGTATTGAAAGATTACAGTGGATTGAAGATCTCTGATGCTCCGTCACCACAAATTGCTGCCCCCTTCGCTCAGACAAGACAGTCCC ttgGGGGTCTCTTACAGTCTCGCTTTACAGCTGGGATTTCGAACTCTCCTCGTTCCCCGACCCCTCAGTCTCGTGCGTCTCCATGGGTCGACACCCGCTCCCTGATGTGGCCAGCAGCCCcagctccttccttcctgctgcCTACGAAGCCAGCAGAGCCTGCAATTAGGACTGTGGGGGCACGACGTCTAGGCGGTCCCGTCCCCCACAAAGCATCAGTGACATGGGGAAAG GGCAATTTGCTGATGGACAGTGGTCTGTTTTCTGGACGGTCCTTCAGGGTCGGCTGGGGCCCCGGCTGGACCTTGGTGCACTGTGGACAGCCTCTGGCTACGTCCTCCACCAAAGACTTTGATGTCCCAGATGCTGGGAGCCAGATGGACTTCAGCTTCCTGCCCAAACCAGTGAAGACTAAACC CTTGAAGGACAGCCCGTTCAAGGTCCTGGTAGAGCGTCTTGAGCCTCCAGGAGGGAGGGCTGCTACTGAGAATGTCCCTGCAGTACTACAACGCCCTCTAGAGATTTGTTTGAAGCATAGCACCATTACAGCTCCCGACTGTTCGGCTTGTCCGCTGGTTCAACCGAAGCCCGGTGTGGCAGCACTACATGAATATGCCCAGTGGATTACCCAGCTCTGCGATGAACAGGACGATC TTTTGTTGGGTCACTGGGCCCAAATCTGGACTCTTTGCGAAGCCCTCTGGGGTCGTCTGGGGTCCGTTGGCCAGGAGTCGGACTCTGAGACGTGCAGCGAGTACGAACAGCAACTGGAGAGGAGGCGCAGCTTCTCAGCCTGGCTGTCACGCAGCACCACCTGCAGGGTGGAGAAGGAAGTGGCGCTGGCAGGGAAGGGCCACCACACCGACGGCGTCTTCAGCTACCTGACAGGAAACCGGATCAGTGAGGCCTGTCGCCTGGCCCAGCAGGAAG GAGACCACCGTCTGTCCCTGTTACTGTCTCAAGTCATGGGCTCTCAGTACTGCAGGGACCTACTTGCTCTGCAGCTGGCTGACTGGAACCgcctgcagacagacagctacCTGACAGAGGAGAGGCTGCGCATCTTCGCACTGCTGGCTGGGAAACCT GTGTGGACATCGTCAGACTCGGTGGTCAACGTGTGTTCTCAGTTGGACTGGAAGCGCTGCGTCGCTGTGCACCTGTGGTTCATGCTCCCGCCCACTGCATCAGTGGCCGACGCCCTCACCAGATACGAGGAGGCATTCCAG GGGTCATGTGACAGTGGGAAATACGCCTGTGCCCCCCTGCCGCCGTACATGGAGGCTAATCAGCtgcaggaggacgaggaagacgaGTCTGTGCAGCCCCTCTATGATCTGTGCTACCACCTGCTGAAACTCTACAGCGAcag ACACTACAGCTTGCAGCAGCTTCTGGACCCACTGACCATCACTGGGGACCGTTTGGATCACCGTCTCAGCTGGCACCTTTGGGGTGTTTTACAGTCTCTTCACTACACCCACCTGAGCGTTTCGGGACAAGGACTCATCCACTCTGGCTACGCAGCTCAGCTGGAGAGCGCAGGCCTGTGGCACCTGGCCATCTTTGTATTGCTGCATATCCCTGACCACGC GCAGCGCGAGCGCTCTGTCCGAGACATGCTGAACCTTCACTGCCCCCTGCAAGACTCGGAAGAGTCTGTGTCTCGGGAGCAATTCCTGGTGGAGCAACTGATGATCCCTGAGTGCTGGATCCACGAGTCCAAGGCCACTCGGGCGCATCGTAACGGAGACCACCGTCAGGAGGCTCTGCATCTGTACAAGGCTGGTTTCTGGAACCAGTGCCATCGTCTCCTGATGCAGCACCTGGCTGCAG ACTGCATCATCAACGACGACCACAACTTCCTCCTGGAGTTCCTCGAGGGTCTTGCGTTCCCAGAGCGTAGCGCCACCATCCAGGACTGGGACACGTCAGGCAGGGTGTACTTGGACTATATCTGGGTCAACAAGACGTTACAAGATGTCCAGCAG ctggaatcATCCGGTTATAAACTTGAGCGCCTTCACAACGACGTGACTTCCCTATGTGGCAGGATTGAGTTGCTGCCCTGCAACTCGGTCCGCGACCGCCTTGCCCAGTCAG AGATGGCCAAGCGAGTGTCGAATATTTTACGAGTGGTCCTGAGTCTGCAGCAGGGTGACTCCGCCCCCAAAGCCCTCGACGTGCCCTTGGTTCAGCTGGCGCCACACATCAGCCGCCTACCAATGCCCGAGGACTATACGCTGGAGGAGTTGCGAGGACTGACACAGGCGTACCTGAGGCAGCTGGTCCTCATCGAGTCGCACTCCCAAAATTTGACGGGGGCATCAGCGAGTCAGACTTCTGTGTTGCTGGATGTGTAG